In Bacteroides sp., the following are encoded in one genomic region:
- the fabG gene encoding 3-oxoacyl-[acyl-carrier-protein] reductase, which translates to MKLLEGKTALITGAARGIGKAIAVAFAQHGANVAFSDLKYDESAQALEEELKALGIKAKGFASDASNLAASEKLAEDVVNAFGRIDILVNNAGITRDTLLMRMTEEQWDLVIQVNLKSVFNLTKAVQKFMLKQRSGSIINMSSVVGLGGNAGQANYAASKAGMIGFTKSVAQELGPRSIRCNAIAPGFIETDMTAGLPEEVKKGWAERIPLRRAGTADDVANACIFLGSDLSSYVTGQVIPVCGGMTK; encoded by the coding sequence ATGAAGCTATTAGAAGGAAAAACTGCCCTGATCACCGGGGCTGCCAGGGGAATAGGGAAAGCAATCGCAGTTGCCTTTGCTCAACATGGTGCAAACGTGGCCTTTTCCGACCTGAAATATGATGAATCTGCACAGGCGCTGGAAGAAGAGTTGAAGGCCTTGGGCATCAAGGCCAAAGGCTTTGCTTCCGATGCCAGCAATTTGGCCGCCAGCGAAAAGCTTGCCGAGGATGTGGTCAATGCGTTTGGCCGGATTGATATCCTGGTCAATAACGCAGGGATTACGCGTGACACCCTGCTGATGCGTATGACTGAGGAGCAATGGGACCTGGTGATCCAGGTGAACCTGAAGTCGGTATTCAACCTTACCAAGGCCGTACAGAAATTCATGCTCAAACAACGCAGCGGCAGTATCATTAACATGAGTTCGGTGGTGGGATTGGGTGGCAATGCCGGACAGGCCAACTACGCAGCCTCCAAAGCCGGCATGATTGGTTTTACCAAATCGGTTGCCCAGGAACTCGGCCCGCGCAGCATCCGTTGCAATGCCATTGCTCCTGGCTTCATTGAGACCGATATGACCGCAGGCCTTCCGGAAGAAGTGAAAAAAGGATGGGCCGAGAGAATTCCCCTGCGCCGCGCGGGCACGGCTGATGATGTAGCCAATGCATGCATCTTCCTTGGATCTGACTTGTCATCCTATGTTACCGGACAAGTGATTCCTGTCTGCGGAGGAATGACCAAGTAA
- the crcB gene encoding fluoride efflux transporter CrcB has protein sequence MLKYLLLIGSGGFLGSISRFGVQWFVTRHFHWSFPLGTLLVNIAGCLLIGFLWGLTEKPQPLSKSWRFFLATGFCGGFTTFSSFSLENMTLLRHGEYFQFFLYTSLSIFLGLMAVYIGFILSKSLVRR, from the coding sequence ATGCTCAAATATCTCTTACTTATTGGTTCAGGAGGTTTCCTAGGAAGCATCTCACGCTTCGGGGTACAATGGTTCGTTACCAGGCATTTTCATTGGTCATTTCCACTTGGAACATTGCTTGTAAATATTGCAGGATGCCTTCTGATAGGTTTTCTCTGGGGCCTCACCGAGAAGCCACAGCCTTTATCGAAGTCCTGGCGTTTCTTTCTGGCCACCGGTTTTTGTGGTGGCTTTACCACCTTTTCTTCCTTCAGCCTTGAAAACATGACCCTGCTCAGGCATGGGGAATATTTTCAGTTCTTCCTGTACACTTCACTGAGTATCTTTCTGGGGCTAATGGCCGTTTACATCGGTTTCATCCTCTCAAAAAGCCTGGTCAGAAGATAA